From a single Nicotiana tomentosiformis chromosome 2, ASM39032v3, whole genome shotgun sequence genomic region:
- the LOC117278352 gene encoding probable purine permease 8 — MVEEEANKGADYMANSSNITISQSLTSWRAKYKRWLEIGFNSLLVLICLAAATLLGELYYKEGGKSTWMNSFVQTGGFPVLFPILFLKEREETQDGNNARNNKNPSLWMFLSVYVFLGLLLDGSCMLNAVGLLHLPVSTFSASVIPS; from the coding sequence ATGGTTGAAGAGGAAGCTAATAAAGGAGCAGATTATATGGCGAATAGTTCAAATATTACTATCTCTCAATCATTGACTTCGTGGCGTGCAAAATACAAGAGGTGGCTCGAAATAGGCTTCAACTCTTTATTAGTCCTAATTTGCCTAGCAGCTGCTACACTACTCGGCGAGCTTTACTACAAAGAAGGTGGAAAAAGCACTTGGATGAATTCATTTGTACAAACTGGTGGATTTCCAGTACTTTTCCCAATTCTCTTCttgaaagaaagagaagaaactcAAGACGGCAACAACGCGAGGAATAACAAAAATCCATCACTTTGGATGTTTTTGTCTGTCTATGTTTTTCTCGGTTTACTATTGGATGGAAGTTGCATGTTGAATGCTGTCGGACTATTACACCTCCCTGTTTCTACATTTTCAGCATCGGTCATCCCCTCATGA